In the Fibrobacter sp. UWR3 genome, CCTGCGTATCGAGGATTCCAAGCAGGCGAACGACATCTGGCTCCTGAAGTTCGAGGGCTACGATACGCCCGAATCGCTTACGCATTTCGTGAACGGCGACGTGATGATTCCGGAATCGGAGAGGTTGCCCGCACCCGAGGGCGAGTACTACATCGACGACCTGGAAGGCTTCCGCGTCCATACGGAAGACGGCAAGGACATTGGCGAAGTGCTCGAGGTCCAGGAACTGCCTACGGTCAACGCTTTCAACATCAAGTTCGACGACGCGTTCAAGTCCGAGTTCAGCGCGAAGTCCATCCTCGCCCCGTGGATAGACGACTGCGTGCTCGAAATTGACGAGGACGGCGGGTTCATCGTGTGCGACGCGGCCTACCTGAAGGCGCTCTGCCCCGAGGACCACTCCGCGGAAGCGCTGCCCGAAAAAAGCGCGGAGGCATGATGGTCATCGACTGCATTACCATATTCCCCGAGATGTTCGCCCCGATGAAGCAATCCATCATGGGGCGCGCACAGGCGAAGGGCCTGCTGGAATTCAACACGGTCTACCTGCGTGACTTCGCGATAAACGACTACGGCCAGGTGGACGACGTGCCCTACGGGGGCGAACCGGGCATGGTGCTCCGGCCCGAACCGCTCGCCGCCGCCATCCGCAGTACCGGCGTAAAGCAGGACGGCGGGAAGGTCATCTACCTCACGGCAGACGGCGTGCCCTTTACGCACAAGATTGCGGAGGAACTCTCGCACGAATCCCACCTGGTTCTCGTGTGCGGGCACTACAAGGGCATCGACGACCGCATCCGCCAGACCGAGGTCGACATGGAGATTTCCATAGGCGATTTCGTAGTCAGCGGGGGCGAACTGCCCGCAATGCTCGTGACCGACGCGGTCGTGAGGCTCATCGACGGCGCCCTCGGGAACCGCGAGAGCGGCGATACCGACTCCTTCGCGCAGGGCGTACTGGGGTGGCCGGTCTATACCCGCCCGGAGGAATTTGAGGGAAAAAAGGTGCCCGAAGTGCTGCTTTCGGGCCATCACAAGAACATTTCTGAGTGGCGGAGGCAAGAATCTTTAAAAAGAACGCAAGAAAGACGCCCCGACATCTTTGAAAAACTGAAATTAAATACTAAATTTGGCGACAAATAAAAAGAGGTACACAATTATGTCCCTGAACATCGAAGCAATCCACAGCGAAAACGTTAAGTCCGACGTGCCTGCCTTCCGTGCCGGCGATACCGTCACTGTCAACGTCAAGGTCATTGAAGGCACCAAGGAACGTATCCAGCCGTTCAAGGGTGTTGTCATCCAGCAGAAGAACTCCGGCATTTCCAAGACCCTCACGGTCCGCAAGATGTCCGGCTCCGTGGCCGTTGAACGTATTTTCCCGATCAACAGCCCCCGCATCGATTCCTTCGTTCTCGACCGCGCCGGTAAGGTCCGCCAGTCTCGCATCTACTACATGCGCAACCTCCGCGGCAAGGCTGCCCGTATCGAAGAACGCGAAGCCTAATCAGGCTTCTGGGGTAGTTTCCCGATGTACGGGAATTCCCGGCAACAAGTTATCCCGCCCACGCGCTCCCGCGTGAAGGCGGGTTTTGTTGTTTATTCTCCCGAATCGGACACGCGGGAACTCATAATCCTGGACGAGGGCGAGCTCATTGCCGTCGACAAGTCGGGGGGCAACCGCGACATCAAGTTCAAGATGCACCCGGGCGATATCGTGGGCGTCGCAGCGCTTTTCGAACGCGAACCGCTCCGTTACACCATCGAGGCCTCCGAGGATTCCGTCATCACCGTGCTCTCGGAAGAATGCCTTGAGTCCGAACTCAAGAACATCCCCGTCTGGCTGCTCGCCATCCTCAAGAACCTCTCCGTCCGCACCCGCGAGTTCAAGCACGATTCCAGGCGCACGCCCGTCGAGAACACGCTCAAGAGCCTCGCCGAATACTGCGCCCACCTAGATTCGAACATCAAGTACCCGCTGGAAGAATTCATCCGCGAGTTCAACTGGCTCACGCGCATTCCGGCGGCAACGGTCAAGGGCGATATCAAGGCGCTGCTCCGCCGGAGTTTCATCGGCCTCGTGAAAGATGGCGAAGACCTCTACGTGCAGGTCCACAACGCCACGCTCATGCAGATTTATTCCGACTACCTGCAGGCACAGGACGATGGCGCGCTCTGGGCGCCGCTCCGGCTGAACCTCGCACAAAAACGCATCCTGGTGCACCTCACCACGCTCGACGAACACGTGCAGATGGAAGCGCCGGAATGGATAGCCTACCTCAACCGCAAGGGACTTGCCATCGACGTATCGCAGTGGATAACGCTCGAGGACCTCGGTTGCTTTGCCACCGGCGAAGAGAGCAAGTACCATATTGACCAGGCGAAGGTGGAATACTACCTCACCGCCATCCGTTACGATTCCAACCTCCGGGGGGCCGTCTGATGCTCGTGAGAGAAGGCGAATACCTGTTCCTGGAAGGCGACAAGGCCTCTAGCCTCGTCATCGTGAAGTCGGGCATGCTGGTGGGCACCTCCAAGCAGTTCCGCATGAGCCGCTTCCAGAACTTCGGGCCCGGTTCCCTCATCGGGGAATTCAGCATTCTCGAAAGCAGCCCGAGGGAATTCAC is a window encoding:
- the rplS gene encoding 50S ribosomal protein L19 is translated as MSLNIEAIHSENVKSDVPAFRAGDTVTVNVKVIEGTKERIQPFKGVVIQQKNSGISKTLTVRKMSGSVAVERIFPINSPRIDSFVLDRAGKVRQSRIYYMRNLRGKAARIEEREA
- the rimM gene encoding ribosome maturation factor RimM (Essential for efficient processing of 16S rRNA), whose amino-acid sequence is MSDSQEYITVCQLMRTHGVKGYIKAMPLTHDITRHKSLKDVRLKKTNGEELDLRIEDSKQANDIWLLKFEGYDTPESLTHFVNGDVMIPESERLPAPEGEYYIDDLEGFRVHTEDGKDIGEVLEVQELPTVNAFNIKFDDAFKSEFSAKSILAPWIDDCVLEIDEDGGFIVCDAAYLKALCPEDHSAEALPEKSAEA
- a CDS encoding Crp/Fnr family transcriptional regulator produces the protein MYGNSRQQVIPPTRSRVKAGFVVYSPESDTRELIILDEGELIAVDKSGGNRDIKFKMHPGDIVGVAALFEREPLRYTIEASEDSVITVLSEECLESELKNIPVWLLAILKNLSVRTREFKHDSRRTPVENTLKSLAEYCAHLDSNIKYPLEEFIREFNWLTRIPAATVKGDIKALLRRSFIGLVKDGEDLYVQVHNATLMQIYSDYLQAQDDGALWAPLRLNLAQKRILVHLTTLDEHVQMEAPEWIAYLNRKGLAIDVSQWITLEDLGCFATGEESKYHIDQAKVEYYLTAIRYDSNLRGAV
- the trmD gene encoding tRNA (guanosine(37)-N1)-methyltransferase TrmD: MVIDCITIFPEMFAPMKQSIMGRAQAKGLLEFNTVYLRDFAINDYGQVDDVPYGGEPGMVLRPEPLAAAIRSTGVKQDGGKVIYLTADGVPFTHKIAEELSHESHLVLVCGHYKGIDDRIRQTEVDMEISIGDFVVSGGELPAMLVTDAVVRLIDGALGNRESGDTDSFAQGVLGWPVYTRPEEFEGKKVPEVLLSGHHKNISEWRRQESLKRTQERRPDIFEKLKLNTKFGDK